The following is a genomic window from Bacteroidota bacterium.
GCTAAACCGGGTACACCACCTCCGGGAAATACACCTCCTAAACCGGTTGATCCAAAGAAGAAGTAATTAAATTTGTAAAGGAAATTTGAAATGAATGCATATATAATTGCCGCTCATCGAACAGCAGTAGGTAAAGCTCCTAAAGGCGTTTTCAAAAATACCAGACCGGATGATCTGGCTGTAGCAGTTATTAAACATCTGCTAACAGTCGTACCTCAACTCGATAAAGAACAAATTGATGATGTGATCGTAGGGAATGCAACACCGGAAGCTGAGCAAGGATTGAATATCGGAAGAATGATCTCATTGATGGGACTTGATACAGTTAAGGTTCCCGGAATGACTGTGAACAGATATTGTGCATCAGGATTAGAAACAATTGCAATTGCTTCTGCAAAGATCCATGCCGGCATGGCTGATTGTATTATTGCAGGCGGTGTTGAATGCATGTCACCTATACCTTTTGGCGGATGGAAAATTGTTCCTAACCTAAAATATGTTCAGGAGAAGCCGGATTATTATTGGGGAATGGGCCTGACTGCTGAAGCAGTTGCAAAAGAATATAAAGTCTCAAGAGAAGATCAGGATAAGTTCGGATTGGAATCTAATATGAAAGCAGTTGCTGCTATCAAAGATGGAAAATTCAAAGATGAAATAGTGCCCTTCAATGTTCAGGAGATTTATCTTGATGAAAAAGAAAAACGAAAAGTCCGTGAATTTATAGTTGATACTGATGAAGGTCCACGCGGAGATTCTACTCTTGAAAAAATGGCAACACTTAAACCTGTGTTTGATGCAAGGGGATCTGTTACAGCCGGGAATTCTTCGCAGACTTCAGATGGAGCTGCATTTGTCATAATCGTCAGTGAAAGAATGTTGAAGCAATTGAATGTTAAACCAATTGCACGTCTTGTAGATTATGCTGTGGCAGGAGTAGAGCCACGGGTAATGGGCATCGGACCGATAGAGGCAATTCCTAAAGTGCTTAAACACGCAGGAATGAAATTGAAAGACATTCAGCTGATCGAATTGAATGAAGCATTTGCATCGCAATCGCTTGCAGTAATGCGTACACTGGAAATTGACCAGTCGATCGTCAATGTAAATGGTGGAGCAATCGCCCTCGGACATCCATTGGGATGCAGCGGTGCGAAATTATCTGTTCAACTTTTTAATGAGATGCGACGTAGAAAGCAGAAATATGGTTTGGTCACAATGTGTGTTGGGACCGGACAGGGTGCTGCAGGCATTTACGAGTTATTATAATATTACTGAAAAATCTATAAAAGAATACAAATGTTAGATACAAAAAAATCGACAAAAGGTGGAGAATTCCTTATCAAGGAAACATTAGCGGGTGATGTTTTCATTCCTGAGCAGTGGACTGAAGAACAATTGATGATTGCTCAAACTTGTCAGGATTTTTTGGAAGCGGAAGTTTATCCTAATCTTGATCGAATTGATGCGCAGGAGGAAGGATTGATGCAATCTATTCTCGACAAAGCAGGAGAACTTGGTTTGCTTGGTATTTCTATCCCTGAGCAATATGGCGGATTCGGAAAAGATTTTACAACAGGAATGTTGGCTACAGAAGTTTTAGGTGCCGGTCATTCTTTTTCTGTTGCTTATGCTGCTCATACCGGAATCGGCACATTGCCAATTTTGTATTATGGAAATGAAGCACAAAAAAGTAAATACATTCCGAAGTTATCCAGCGGAGAATGGAAGGCTGCTTATTGTCTGACAGAGCCAAGTAGTGGTTCAGATGCCAATTCAGGAAAAACGAAAGCTGTGTTATCTGCGGATGGAAAAAATTATATTATCAACGGACAAAAAATGTGGATCACCAATGGTGGTTTTGCAGATGTGTATATTGTCTTTGCAAAAATTGATTCAGATGAAAATCTTTCTGCATTTATTGTTGAGAAAAAATTCCCTGGTATCACCCTGAATCCTGAAGAACATAAAATGGGAATCAAAGGGAGCAGTACTCGTCAGGTATTTTTCAATGATTGCGTAGTTCCTGTTGAAAATATGTTGAGTGAGAGAGGAAATGGATTTAAGATCGCTGTAAATATTCTGAATCTCGGAAGGGTGAAACTTGCCGGTGCTGCTATAGGCGGATCAAAACGTGTAAGTACCCTTGCAATCGGATATGCAAACGAACGTCAGCAATTTGGGCGACCAATTGCTAAGTATGGAGCTATCCGTTTTAAACTGGCTGAGCAGGCAATCCGGATCTTTGCATGTGAATCTGCAATTTTTCGATGCTCACAAAATATCGAAGATGCAATTAATGATCTGATCGCAGGTGGTATGGAAGAAGGTCGCGCCAAGTTAAAAGGCGTTGAACAATTTGCTGTTGAAGCCGCCATTTTAAAAGTTCATGGTAGTGAAGTTTTGGATTATGTAGTGGATGAAGGTGTTCAGGTTTATGGAGGAATGGGTTACAGTTCAGAAGGACCTATGGACCGTTCGTATCGTGATTCAAGGATCAACAGGATCTTTGAAGGAACCAATGAGATCAACAGAATGCTCATCGTAGATATGATGCTCAAGCGTGCAATGAAAGGTGAGCTCGATCTGCTGGGTCCTGCAACAGCAGTTGCGAATGAATTAATGTCAATACCTGATTTTGGTTCAGGTACCGGAGAGCTTTTCGAAGAAGAAAAAAAATATATCGCTAATTTCAAAAAAGCCGTTCTTCTTGTTGCCGGTGCAGCAGTTCAGAAACTTATGATGGAACTTGCAAAAGAACAGGAAGTCCTCATGAATATCGCTGATATGATGATCGAATTATATGTTTGTGAATCGATCCAGTTACGCGTTGAAAAATTAGTAGGCATTAAAGGAGCAGATGCCTGCAAAGAACAAATCGAAATGATGCGGGTTTATATCAACGATGCATCAGATAAGATCAACAAATCAGGAAAAGATGCTATTGCTTCTTTCGCAGAAGGCGATGAGCAAAGAATGATCTTAATGGGATTAAAACGATTTGCAAAAGTAGCACCACTAAATGTTCGCGACTCCCGCAGATTAATAGCAGCAAAATTGTTGACGGAGAATAAATACTGTTTTTGATTTGTCCGCTGTCAGACGAAATTAGGTCAAAGGTCAAGGGTCAAAGGTTAAAAGGTGAATTAGCACCATTACCTTTGACCCTTGACCTTTGACCTGATTCACACTTTCCACTATGAAAAACCTTGAATACTGAGGCACACTTTTTCACTTCTTCCGGAAAGAAAATTAACTTTTACTCTCAAAACACGGTAAAAATGACCTTTTCTTAACGATTTTCCAACCCAAAATTAATGTGATTTTACTTGAAAAGAACTAACTTTGCCAATAACTTTCTCCACAAGTGCTGAAAAAACTACTATTTATACTTTTTTTGATATCATGCAGCAGTAGCGATTTTTTGCACGCTCAATATTATGAGAAAGCATACGGCGAACGGAATGACCGGGAAGGTGTGTATTTCCAATCTGTTTCAAATGGGTATATTATTGCAGGTACTGCACTTGATACAACTTACAATACCCGTGGATATTATATCTTAAAGATTGATAAGAGAGGTCAAAAGGTTTGGGAGAAGCAATATTCAGATGCATTCAGTGCCTATACATATGGACTTACTGTTCTTGATAATGGAAACATTGCTATTGTAGGTACACACGCAGGTATTTTTTATACTGCACTTGCCGAAGTTTTACTGCTCGATTCAATGGGTAATTTTCTGGGTTCTCAGACTTATCCACCATTGGATGGATGGGGAACAAGTGGAGTAGGCATTGTGAAGACTGATGACTCGTCTGCTGCAATTACAATTTACACAGATGGTTTTATCTCTACAAATTACTATAGTATCTACCGGTTGAATCAGGATCTTTCTCCACGATGGACTGAATTCGTTGGTTATGATGGATCGCTGGTAAATAATCACAGCATGATAAAAAGTGCGACAGATGATTTTTTCTCACTCGGGTATTATGACATGTACGTTTATGGTCCGCAGTTACAATTTCAGGTATCAAACATTCGTAAATTTGATGCAAGTGGAAATCTGCAAATAGATTCACTTTATGATTTTCAAATACAGACAGTATCAATTTCTCCGACAAATGACGGCGGGTGTATTGTAGCAGGGAATCATGACAACAGCGGACAAACAGATATTTTTCTCATCAAACTGGATGCAAATGGTGAAGTTAACTGGACGAGTGAATTTGGTTCTGCTTTGAATGAAAACACAGTTCAGGCAATGCAGACCGTTGATGGTGGTTATGCTGTTATAGCTACAGTGCCAGATCTGATCTTGTTAAATCAGCATGATATTGTTTTTATTCGTTGCGATGCCAATGGCGATAGTATTTCGAGTAAACAAATGGGATCCACTCTTAATGAAACTGCTTTACATCTGGAACAAACGCCTGATAGTAATTTTGCTATACTTGGAACAACAACAGGTTACGGACCTAACAGGATCTATTTTGCCATTGTTGATTCTTTGGGAAATACTCCATCTGAATATACCATTTCCGGAACAGGAAGATATTTTTGTGAAGGAGATTCACTTACTCTTACCATAAATCCATTACCGGATCCGTCTGTGCGTATTAGCTGGTCTTGCGGTGATACTCTTCCTCAGATCTCAGTAAGAACTACCGGAAGTTTCTTTGCTACTCTTACCGATACGTCAGGAAATGTTACTGAAACAAATATTTATTCTTGTTTTTTTGCAGAAACGCCACAAGTTTCTATCGGATCTGATACCATGGGTATATGTGAGTCAGCGGAACTCTTGAACTCATTCCAGGCTGATTTTACAATACAATATCAATGGTACTTGAATGATACACTTATTCCGGGAGCAACTTCTGAAAACTATAAACCTACCGGAAATGGAAAGTATATGCTGATTGCAACAAACTATTGTACTGCTGACACTGACATAGTTTTTATAGATTCAATTTATTCTAATCCGCCTGTTCCAATTCTTGTTTCACCTTCTATCGATTATGTTTGTGCGGGTGATAGTTTAAGAATTTCGGTTGATGTTGATTCAACAACTTTGTTACAATGGTATGGTGCCGATGATTTTAATTGGTATGTGATAAATGGCGAAGTTGATTCAGTTTTTTATGCTACCTACGATGGAGTCTTTTTGGTCAGTGTTACTGATGTAAATGGTTGTGTAAATTATTCTGATCCTAAACCTGTTGCATTTGATAATATTCCTGCTTTGGTCAATTCTAATGGACCTCCGGCTTTTTGTCAGGGTGGCGAAGTAGAGCTTTCAACTGAACCTGGTAGTAATTTCTTATGGTCAACTGGAGATACAACTTCATTGTTAACAGTGAATACAGCAGGAAATTATTTTGTAAGCTATATTAATCAGTATGGTTGTCAGAAGAACACAGATACTATTTCTATAACCATTCTGCCAAGTCCTTTCGTTACGATAGGTCCGGATACAACGGTATGTAACGATGATATCTATGTTCTCGATGCAGGTCCGGGTTTCAATAATTATTTATGGAGTATGGGAACTGTTTCCCAATCGATCTTCTTAATTTCACATGGCATCGGTATAGATACACAGGAAGTTTTTGTTTTCGTAACCGATACCAATGGATGCACAAGCAGCGATACTGCACAGGTAATCTTTGATATTTGCATTAGTGTTGATCAGGTGATATCCGATGAAAATATTTATTTGTACCCTTCCATTTTACATTCCGGAGAAACTATCAGTGTTCATTCTGACCGATCTGAAAATACTTTCTGGTTATATGATATGACAGGGAAATTAATTTACCGTAAAGACTTTGAGAACAGTTTGAATGAAGTTCTCCAATTCCCTCAAGGATTCTATGTCTATCGGATTCAAACCAAGGACAACCGATTTAAGGTTGGAAAGATGATTATTCAGTGAAAAATGTACCTGTGCTTTTAGGCTAATATGATTTTCCTTGAATTTATTACCTTTTTACTGCATAACTGTGTAAGTTCATTCCCATTTTTCTTGGAGTTCTTCTGAAATTAGTAGTAACTTTGGTGAAATGAAATTTCTGAAAAAATCCTTCGTGGTATTTATTGCAATGCTGTTGCTGGTTTCATGCAGTGGGGTATTTGTAATGATCCATACTTGCATGGGTTCTAAGAAAACAGAAGTTACATTTTCTGATAATCATAAATGTTGTAGCAAAAAAAAGAAGTCAGTAAATTCCTGCAATATTGAAAGAAAGTGTTGTAATGTAGATTATCAGTATCATAAGTTAAGTGTAGTTTCACTTCCGGCGGATGACCAAATAACTCCGGATCTTTTCATATCCGAAACATCGCTGATCAATTTTAGTTTTAATACGAATGAACATTCAGTAAAACAAATTGATCATTCTCCGCCTTTATTAGTACAGGATTTTTCTATTGAATTTCGTCAGCTCTTGATTTGAGATTGTCCATTTTTTAATTTTTTATTGTTTAATGATTTTACTGAAAAACTTCGTGTTTTCATTCAGGAAATCAGATTATATAAAATTTAATTTATAAAAAAATGAAATTCAAAATAATTGTATTTGTTTTTCTTCTGTTTTCATACGCAAATAATGTGACTGCCCACAACCTCATACGAGGCAATGTTAGTGAAGCAGGAGAGAAGAAACTTCCGGTTGCCGGAGCAGGAATTTATTTTCCGGGCTTAAATGCAGGCACTGTTACAGATTCAGCCGGAAATTTTGTAATAGACGTGCATGCTAATCTTCCATTCAAAATGGTTGTGAGCATGATTGGATTTAAACCGGATACACTGTTAATTACAGATATCAGTTTTAAAACGATTTCTCTTTCTAAGAATAAAGAATTAAAGGAAGTTGAAATAAGTGCAAAACGGGAAGATTTGATGATCTCAACAATGCAACCGATCAACACTCAAAAAATAACGGAAGGTGAATTACTCAAAGCAGCATGTTGCAATTTGTCTGAAGCATTTGAAACCAATCCCACTATCAATGTTGCATATAAAGACGCAGTTACAGGAGCAAAAGAAATACAACTCCTGGGTTTATCCGGAATCTATTCCCAGCTTTTAACTGAGAATATTCCAAACATGCAAAGTATAGCAGGAATATATGGACTAACTTTCATTCCCGGTCCATGGATGGAATCCATTCAGCTTACAAAAGGAAGTGGTTCAGTTTTGAATGGCTATGAATCAACAACAGGATTGATAAACGTGGAATTCAAAAAACCTTTAGAAAAATCCACACCGAAATTCTATCTCAATTTATTCTCCGATGAAAAAGCAGCAATGGAGATAAATACTTTTTACAAGAAAAAAGTAAGTTCAAAAGTAAGCACAATGTTATTAGCACATGGCCGCTATATGAATACTGCTGATGACATGAATGACGATGGATTTATGGATATGCCAAAAGGCAAGCAGATCAACTTGTATAACAGATGGCAATTGCAAGTCGGACGAAGAGTTGAAATGCAAGTAGGAGTGAAATTCCTGGCAGATTATCTCAACGGTGGACAACTCGATGCAACTGAAAGTCATGTTCATGTTGTAAATCCTGGACAACTGTACCTAACTAAAGTAGATACCAAGCGGGGCGAGGCTTATGCAAAATTAGGAATTGTTTATCCTAAGCGACCTCAGATGAGCATTGGAAATATTGCCCAGTTCGTTTATCATGACATGAATTCTAATTTTGGTTTAAAGACTTACGATGCAACTAACCGGTCTTTCTTTTATCAGGGAATATTTCAGAATTATTTTATAAAAGAAAAACATCAGTATAAAGTTGGATTCACCTATAAGATGAATGAAGTGAATCAGTTTTATTTGGGTGATAATTTTGAGATCATAGAAAATATTCCGGGCGTCTTCTTTGAGTATACTTACAGTACTCTCAATAAATTCACCATGATTCTTGGAGCAAGGAAGATTATCATTTTGAAGATGACTGGGTGCTTACTCCCCGTATCCACTTGAAATATAATTTCACTGATAATTCTGTACTACGACTCAGCGCAGGAAGCAGCTACCGTAGACCATATTTTATTGCTGATCATATTTCAATTCTGGCAACCTCCAGGACCATTGTCCTGAATGATAAAACCAAAGCTGAAAGAGCATGGAATTATGGCTTAAATTTTACACAGAAGTTTGTAATGAACGAAAAAGATTATTCGTTTTCATTCGATGCTTACCGGACAGACTTTTCACAGCAACTTGTGATGGATGTCTATTCGGATTCAACACAGATCAGTTTTTATAATCTGGAAGGAGAATCTTATAGCAATAGTCTTCAGGGAGCATTCACAGCAGAATTAATAGAGAATCTTGAACTTCGTCTTGCATATAAATTTGATGATGTCAGATCTACTTACAGAGGTGTATTACGTGAAGTACCTTTAGTTACCAGAAGCAGGGGCCTTATGAATTTGTCTTATGAATTAAAACAGCGCCATTGGAAGTTTAACTACACACTTGTTTACGAAGGACAGAAAGCATTACAATTTGTTTACTTACCTGAGAATGGAAACAGAGATACCCGCTCTCCGGATTTCTTTACAATGAATTTCCAGGCAACAAAAGAATTCAAAAGATTTGAGATCTATGGTGGTGCAGAGAATTTATTGGATTTTAGACAGAAAGTTCCAATTATAAACTCAACTGATCCTTTTGGTGATAAATTTGATGCAACAAATATCTGGGGACCGATTGCAGGGAGAAGAGTTTATTTAGGATTGAGGTTTTCTATACGATAGTTTTTTAAAAGTGAAAAGTGAAAAGTGAAAAGTGAAAAGTGGCGCTTGGCAGCATTCAGGATAATTGTCAAGGCTGCGGAGAATAATTGAAGAAAAATAAAAATAGAATAAAAAATGAAAAAACTCCTTATACTACTTGCTTTTATCATTTCGACAAATGTAAAAGCTCAAACTGATTCTCTCAGTATAAAAACATCAGCCGTTTGTGAAACTTGTAAAGAGACCATTGAGCGCGATCTATCTTTTGTGAAAGGAATTATCAGCTCGTCGCTTGATTTGAAAACTCATCAGCTTTCGGTTGTATATGATTCAAAAAAAATTGATGCGGATAAGATCAGAAACGAAGTTGCGAAAATCGGTTACAATGCGGATTCAGTTAAAGCCGATCCGAAAGCCTTCAAGCGACTTCCGGAGTGTTGTAAAAAACCTCATAACGAATAAAGACTGATTATTTGCCAAATACTTTTTCGCCGTTTAAATAAGTAGCAACGACTTTAGTATTTGGTATTTCTTTCTCATCAATCTTCATGATATCCTGATCAAGGATCACAAGGTCTGCAAATTTGCCTTCCTCAAGTGATACTTTTTCTTCTTCTTCGAAATTAGCGTAGGCCGCCATGATCGTCATGGCTCTGAGAGCATCTTTTCTTTTTATTCTTTCTTCAAACAAAAATCCGCCGTCAGGAAAATCTTTCAGATCGCGTCTGTAAACGGCAGCATAAAATGTATTCAATGGATTTATTGCTTCTACAGGGAAGTCTGTACCAAAGGCCATCATACCCATCGCTTCATCTTTCAATGATTTGTAAGCATACGCATATGGCATTCTTTCTTTTCCAATTCTTTCTTCTACCCAATACATATCGCTTGTTGCATGCGTAGGCTGAACAGAAGGAATGATATTACTGGAAGCAAATAGTTTTCTGTCCTTCTCATCAACGATCTGACAATGTTCTATCCGCCATCTTTTATTATTCTCAGGGCTCAGATGGTCTTTGTAAATATTCAGTACAACTTTATTTGCTGAATCACCAATTGCATGTGTGCAAATTTGAAACCCATTTTCGAGAGCTTCATCAGCTAGATCAGACATATACTTTTCTGAATAAAGCATAAAACCATAATGACCTTTCTGATCTGAGTATTCCTGCTTCATACATGCTCCACGAGACCCAAGTGCACCATCTGCATATATTTTAATTGACCTCACATTCATTCTGTCACTTTTGTATGGACCATGCTCAATGAAATGTTTGATGGAAGCAGGGTCATTTGAGATCATTGCATAGATCCGCATTTTCAGCTTTCCTGATTTTTGCATATTGTGCAATGCAATGATGGTGTCTTTTCCAAGACCGGCATCGTCAACCGTAGTTAGTCCTACGGCAAAACAATTCTCCTGAGCTTTCATAATTGATTCCTCAATGAGCTGATCTGAGAAAGGCGGAATTTTATTTCTCACTTGTTCAATGGCATTATCGATCAATAGTCCGGTAAGTTTTCCGTTAGCCTGTAGATATTCACCTCCTGTTACTTTTGAATCAATAGTTATTCCGGCTAGTTTTAATGCAGCTGAGTTACAAAGAGCAGCATGACCATCAATGCGCATTAGAAAAACAGGTTTGTCAGGAAACAAACTGTCGAGCTTTTCATTTGTCGGATATTCTTTTACTTCCCAATCGTTTTGATCCCAACCACGACCTAATTCCCATGAAAATTTATTCGTTGCAGAATATTCCTGCATCCTGACAATAATTTCATCAAATGAATTTGTTCCATAGAGATCGCATTTTAAAAGATCAGTTCCGTAACCGTAAAAATGACAATGTGCATCAATAAATCCCGGATAAACCGCTTTGCCATCAAGGTCTATTTTTTCTTTTGTCGTATACTCTTCTAATAAATCAGCAGTCGAGCCAATTGCAACAATTTTCCCGTTTTTAATAGCAATTGCTTCGACAACTGAAAATCCATTGTCAACAGTATAAATTTTTCCATTATAAAGGATCGTATCTGCTTTTTTTTCAATGTGGCAGGATGTCAGGACGGTAATAATCAAGAAAAGCGCCGTCGAAAGTGATAAATTTTTCATAGTTTAATTTGTTCTGAGTGCAAAGTAAATAATATCTTCGTAAGTAAATAAATCCCTATATATGATCCATGACAATCTAATTGAATTGAAATACCCGATAGGTAAATTTGCTGATCCGGGAATACCTACATCAGATCAGATCAAGAATTACATTGAGTTCTTCATCTAATGATTTTGAAAGAACATATTTTCATCCTGAAAGCCAGAAGGAATTCAAATTATATACTGCTACTGCATTGTATGCCTGGCATGGAAAGCATCACCTTGGACATTTAAGAATAATTAACAATCAGTTTAAAGCAAGATGAAGAAACTTCTCTTATTTGCAATTCTATGCTTAAGTCTCCCGGCATTTGCTCAGGAGAAAGATGCTGAATCGAAAATGAAACAGTATTTTTTGGTTATACTGACAAAAGGACCAAACCGAACGCAGGATTCTACTACTGCCAGTCAAATTCAGGCGGCTCATATGAAAAATATCGGCAAGCTCTATGAAGAAGGTAAGTTAGATCTGGCAGGGCCATTTATGGATGATGGCGACTGGCGTGGAGTTTTTGTATTCAATGTTCCTACTCAGGAGGAGGTTGAAAAATTACTTCAGACAGATGCTGCTATCAGTTCAGGTAGATTGAGTTATATCATCCATCCATGGTATTCGCAAAAAGGGGCAATGTTACGGTAAGCATGGACAATGAAGAAAAACCTCCTAAATTAAGTTCCGGACCGCTGATTCTTGTACTGGCGGCTGTAATTGTTGCTGTTTTTGTTATAGAATGGTTAATTGAATTGGTATGGAAATGAAGATGAATTACCTTTGAAAATAGTATTTATAACTGTTGTTTCATAGTTGAAAAAATACGGAGTGCAGGTTAAAATAGGAATAACTTTTTAGCGTTATTTAATGTATAAATCAATCCCGGAAGTTAGCGGGTTCAAATCAAACAAACATGTTAAGTAAATTAAAGGCCTGGATCGGTCGCCGGAAAAAATTTCTGATCGTTTCTGCCATTGCCGGCGGGTCATTTCTGTCATATAGTTTTGTAGAAGATTATTATTTTGAAGTCGGAAAAAATCTCGACATCTACACAACACTTTTTCGTGATGTAAATATTTATTATGTCGACAGCATTCAGCCCGGAGAACTAATGAAGAAAGGCATCGATGCAATGCTAAGCACATTGGATCCGTATACTGTTTACATTCCCGAAAGTGAGATAGAAGATTACAAGATGACTCACATCTCTGCAGAGTATGGCGGAATTGGTGCATTGGTCCATCAGAGAAATGGAGAAATAGAGATCAGCGAAGTTTATGACGGATTTCCGGCGCAGAAAAATGATGTTCGTATAGGCGATAAAATTATTTCGGTAAATGGAAATACTGCTACCAACCGGACAGTTGATAATATAACAGAATATATGAAAGGGCAGAAGGGGACTTCTGTAAAAATTGTTTTTAAGCGTGATGGTGTTGCCGAACCAATTGAGAAAACAATTGTACGCGATGAGATCAAGTTCAAGAACGTTCCGTATTTTGGAATGGTAGGCGAGAATACCGGTTACATAAAACTTTCACAGTTTCTTGAAAATTCTGCTGCTGAGGTTAGAGATGCATTAGTAACCCTCAAGCAGAATCCCAAAATGACAAACGTTATCCTCGATCTGCGGGGTAATGGTGGAGGATTGCTCAGAGAAGCAGTTGACATTGTAAATCTTTTTGTAGATAAGAATCAAAAGATCGTTTCTCAGAAGGGAAAAGTGAAGGATATGAATATCGATTATTTTGCAAGTAAGACTGCAGTCGATACTGAAATTCCATTGGCAGTATTGGTTGACCGCGGTTCTGCTTCTGCTTC
Proteins encoded in this region:
- a CDS encoding amidohydrolase, which gives rise to MKNLSLSTALFLIITVLTSCHIEKKADTILYNGKIYTVDNGFSVVEAIAIKNGKIVAIGSTADLLEEYTTKEKIDLDGKAVYPGFIDAHCHFYGYGTDLLKCDLYGTNSFDEIIVRMQEYSATNKFSWELGRGWDQNDWEVKEYPTNEKLDSLFPDKPVFLMRIDGHAALCNSAALKLAGITIDSKVTGGEYLQANGKLTGLLIDNAIEQVRNKIPPFSDQLIEESIMKAQENCFAVGLTTVDDAGLGKDTIIALHNMQKSGKLKMRIYAMISNDPASIKHFIEHGPYKSDRMNVRSIKIYADGALGSRGACMKQEYSDQKGHYGFMLYSEKYMSDLADEALENGFQICTHAIGDSANKVVLNIYKDHLSPENNKRWRIEHCQIVDEKDRKLFASSNIIPSVQPTHATSDMYWVEERIGKERMPYAYAYKSLKDEAMGMMAFGTDFPVEAINPLNTFYAAVYRRDLKDFPDGGFLFEERIKRKDALRAMTIMAAYANFEEEEKVSLEEGKFADLVILDQDIMKIDEKEIPNTKVVATYLNGEKVFGK